In Leishmania mexicana MHOM/GT/2001/U1103 complete genome, chromosome 20, one genomic interval encodes:
- a CDS encoding putative 60S ribosomal protein L18, giving the protein MGVDLTGISKKSRVIRHHTYSTNPYIKLLIKLYKFLAKRTSSGFNKVVYQRLIKSRSNRAPISLSRIAVVMKRKAVFTAKNKTAPIAVVVGDVLDDVRMARIPAMRVCALRFSKSARQSIVAAGGECLTFDQLAMIAPTGKNTYLLRGRKSGRESVRHFGASGVPGSHSKPYATNRGKETKRGRRTGRSYKRKAFRHI; this is encoded by the coding sequence ATGGGCGTGGATCTGACTGGTATCTCCAAGAAGAGTCGTGTGATTCGCCATCACACGTACTCGACGAACCCCTACATCAAGCTACTGATCAAGCTGTACAAGTTCCTCGCGAAGCGCACGAGCTCTGGCTTCAACAAGGTCGTGTACCAGCGCCTGATCAAGAGCCGCAGCAACCGTGCCCCGATCTCGCTGAGCCGCATCGCTGTCGTCATGAAGCGCAAGGCTGTCTTCACTGCGAAGAACAAGACGGCCCCGATCGCCGTCGTGGTCGGTGACGTTCTGGATGATGTGCGCATGGCCCGTATCCCCGCGAtgcgcgtctgcgccctGCGCTTCTCCAAGAGCGCGCGCCAGagcatcgtcgccgccggcggtgagTGCCTGACCTTCGACCAGCTCGCCATGATTGCTCCGACTGGCAAGAACACGTACCTGCTGCGTGGTCGCAAGTCTGGCCGCGAGTCGGTGCGCCACTTCGGCGCCTCTGGCGTGCCCGGCAGCCACTCGAAGCCTTACGCGACTAACCGCGGCAAGGAGACgaagcgcggccgccgcacggGCCGCTCGTACAAGCGCAAGGCCTTCCGCCACATCTAA